One window of Dehalobacterium formicoaceticum genomic DNA carries:
- the queF gene encoding preQ(1) synthase, with protein sequence MRNKNIAGLTHLGSGDTSYIFQYDPTLLECFDNKHPEHDYFVQFKCPEFTSLCPMTGQPDFATIIVNYIPDKKLVESKSLKLYLFSFRNHGDFHEDVVNIIMKDFIALIDPKYIEVVGEFTPRGGISIHPFANYAQTGTKWENFRDQRLLSYGNK encoded by the coding sequence ATGAGAAATAAAAATATCGCAGGTTTAACCCATTTAGGATCGGGTGACACCTCATATATCTTTCAATATGATCCTACACTGCTGGAATGTTTTGATAACAAGCATCCGGAGCATGATTATTTTGTCCAGTTTAAATGTCCGGAATTTACCAGTCTATGTCCCATGACGGGACAGCCGGATTTTGCTACGATCATTGTTAATTATATTCCGGATAAAAAACTGGTGGAAAGCAAATCATTAAAGCTCTACCTTTTTAGTTTTCGTAATCACGGGGATTTCCATGAAGATGTGGTCAACATCATCATGAAAGACTTTATTGCATTAATTGATCCCAAATATATTGAAGTGGTAGGGGAATTTACCCCCCGAGGAGGGATATCTATTCATCCTTTTGCTAATTATGCCCAAACGGGAACGAAATGGGAGAACTTCAGAGATCAAAGATTGTTAAGCTATGGTAATAAATAA
- a CDS encoding MBL fold metallo-hydrolase, with the protein MTRQLLKIQYLFHSGFRVEIGKYQLIFDYYQGPMNLANQSTLVFISHSHPDHFNPVVFQWQEKINDINYILSDEIPINNQEPNIHPVSPGEEIRIRDIEIKTYGSTDIGVSFLVRCAGVTLFHAGDLNWWHWWEDSPEEIIRAEELFKKEIARIKGEKIDLAFFPVDPRLEKFYSLGADYFIKEVAPKVLIPMHFGKDTQAARQYAANKTDSFTKIISLTKMGEEIQEEIIASS; encoded by the coding sequence ATGACGAGACAATTGCTCAAAATTCAATATCTGTTCCATAGCGGATTTCGTGTGGAAATAGGTAAATATCAGTTGATCTTTGATTATTATCAAGGGCCCATGAATTTAGCGAATCAAAGTACCTTAGTTTTTATTTCTCATAGCCACCCGGACCATTTCAATCCCGTTGTTTTCCAATGGCAGGAGAAGATAAACGATATCAATTACATTCTCAGTGATGAAATTCCAATCAACAACCAGGAACCAAATATACATCCTGTATCCCCTGGTGAGGAAATCAGGATTAGGGATATTGAGATCAAAACCTATGGTTCTACAGACATAGGGGTATCTTTTTTGGTGCGTTGTGCCGGAGTGACTCTTTTTCATGCCGGAGATCTGAACTGGTGGCATTGGTGGGAGGATAGTCCAGAGGAAATTATCCGGGCGGAGGAATTATTTAAGAAAGAAATTGCCCGGATCAAAGGGGAAAAAATTGATTTGGCCTTCTTCCCCGTGGACCCAAGGCTGGAAAAATTCTATTCCCTGGGGGCAGATTATTTTATTAAGGAAGTTGCCCCTAAAGTGCTTATTCCCATGCACTTTGGTAAAGATACCCAAGCTGCCCGCCAGTATGCAGCAAATAAAACTGATTCCTTCACCAAAATCATCTCTTTAACGAAGATGGGAGAGGAAATCCAGGAAGAAATCATTGCATCATCATGA
- a CDS encoding methylated-DNA--[protein]-cysteine S-methyltransferase, translating to MKNIFYYLTEIGQIGIGANGTAITDVFFDGETISGDQNVMETPLIQKASLQIKEYLEGKRSAFDVPLALEGTEFQLAAWHALQTIPYGETRSYKEMAAQIGNPKACRAIGRANNRNPIAIIIPCHRVIGANGKLVGYGGGLPIKERLLQLEKENKENLSFEAGVYREMKL from the coding sequence ATGAAAAATATATTCTATTATCTTACGGAAATTGGTCAAATTGGGATTGGCGCAAATGGGACTGCGATCACAGATGTTTTTTTTGACGGAGAGACAATCTCCGGAGATCAGAATGTTATGGAGACTCCTTTGATTCAAAAAGCATCTCTCCAGATTAAAGAATATCTGGAGGGAAAGCGCTCCGCTTTTGATGTGCCGCTTGCCTTGGAAGGTACGGAATTTCAGTTGGCAGCATGGCATGCCCTTCAGACTATTCCCTACGGCGAAACCCGCAGCTATAAAGAGATGGCAGCACAAATTGGAAATCCCAAAGCTTGCCGGGCTATTGGCAGAGCCAATAATCGGAATCCCATTGCGATTATTATTCCCTGCCACAGGGTCATCGGAGCTAATGGTAAACTGGTCGGCTATGGAGGAGGTCTTCCAATCAAAGAACGCTTGCTGCAATTAGAAAAAGAAAACAAGGAAAATCTATCTTTCGAAGCAGGTGTTTACAGGGAAATGAAATTATGA